From a single Streptomyces misionensis genomic region:
- a CDS encoding MBL fold metallo-hydrolase — translation MELTKFGHACVRLEKDGRRLVVDPGGLTDPRALEGADAVLVTHEHFDHFSEEVLRRAAAARPGLRIWTNSSVAKRLDGLGARVTATGEGDAFSAAGFDITVHGAWHAVIHPDVPRIPNVGFLVDGALFHPGDALTVPETPVDTLLLPVHAPWSTVGDLIDYLREVAPRDAYAVHDGALNDIGTTMVEGFLGERGPGVPARYHRLAPDTSVRIG, via the coding sequence ATGGAGCTCACCAAGTTCGGTCACGCGTGTGTGCGGCTCGAGAAGGACGGCCGCCGCCTGGTCGTCGACCCGGGAGGCCTGACCGATCCGAGGGCGCTGGAAGGTGCCGATGCCGTGCTCGTGACGCACGAGCACTTCGACCACTTCTCGGAGGAGGTGCTGCGCCGGGCCGCCGCGGCGCGTCCGGGTCTGCGCATCTGGACCAACTCGTCCGTCGCGAAGCGGTTGGACGGCCTGGGCGCGCGGGTCACCGCCACCGGCGAGGGGGACGCCTTCAGCGCGGCGGGCTTCGACATCACGGTCCACGGGGCCTGGCACGCGGTCATCCACCCGGATGTCCCGCGCATCCCGAACGTGGGCTTCCTCGTGGACGGGGCCCTCTTCCACCCCGGCGACGCCCTCACCGTCCCCGAAACCCCGGTCGACACGCTGCTGCTGCCGGTGCACGCCCCCTGGTCCACTGTCGGCGATCTGATCGACTACCTGCGCGAGGTCGCTCCCCGCGACGCCTACGCCGTTCACGACGGTGCCCTCAACGACATCGGCACCACCATGGTCGAGGGCTTCCTCGGTGAGCGGGGCCCCGGGGTCCCGGCCCGCTACCACCGTCTGGCCCCGGACACGAGCGTCCGCATCGGCTGA
- a CDS encoding MarR family winged helix-turn-helix transcriptional regulator, whose translation MDEDALAEELRRSLGDLVRAVRAVDTMPPGEAAILGFLDRGGPLTTAELARLRGVTHQSAAKSVKDLTADGLIHGEQHPEDGRKLLLHVTDAGRSRLQRERAARAGALGAAIRETFDADEKQRLGEAVALLSRLTARLTGH comes from the coding sequence ATGGACGAAGACGCGCTGGCCGAGGAGCTTCGAAGGTCACTCGGCGATCTGGTCCGGGCAGTGCGGGCCGTGGACACCATGCCGCCCGGCGAGGCCGCCATTCTCGGATTCCTCGACCGCGGCGGCCCCTTGACCACGGCCGAACTCGCCCGCCTGCGCGGCGTCACGCACCAGTCGGCCGCCAAGTCGGTCAAGGACCTCACCGCCGACGGTCTGATCCACGGCGAACAGCACCCCGAGGACGGCCGGAAGCTCCTGCTGCACGTCACCGACGCCGGCCGCTCCCGCCTCCAGCGCGAACGCGCCGCCCGGGCGGGCGCCTTGGGCGCCGCCATCCGCGAGACCTTCGACGCCGACGAGAAGCAGCGGCTCGGCGAGGCCGTCGCGCTGCTGTCCCGCCTGACGGCCCGCCTCACCGGACACTGA
- a CDS encoding ricin-type beta-trefoil lectin domain protein has product MLTVAATVSTTLDAQAAVPPAPSGFTLTWSDDFNGASGTGIDQNLWKYDTGPGSNFGTGEIETMTNSTSNVYYDGQGHLVLQALHSGSDPRSGWTSGRVETQSASFGAPAGGVVRMESVLQQPNVTTANGAGYWPAFWMLGAPLRSGVTWPKSGEIDVMEDINGRSSVFSTLHCGVNPGGPCNESTGIGSGERACSGCQTGFHDYAVEIDRSVSPEQIRFYLDGNNFYTINANQVDATTWSDAVDHPFFIIYDLAIGGGFPDAFGGGPNASTVSGGKLVIDSVAVYNKAPGSGGGGGGGGSVSGQTITGPGGKCVDVAGDDTGGDGTAVQLWDCQSAAKDQHWTWSGQTLQTLGKCLDIAGGNSAAGTKLQLANCNGGGYQNWVRQPDGSLRNPTSGRCVDSPSGATANGTRLQIWDCNGSAAQQFAIGTPIYGPGGKCVDVAGDDTGGDGTAVQLWDCQQATSLDQKWTWNGQTLRTLGKCLDIAGGVNAAGTKLQLANCNGGGYQNWVANADGSMSNPTTGRCIDSPSGATANGTRLQIWDCNGSAAQKFSLA; this is encoded by the coding sequence GTGCTGACGGTGGCGGCCACCGTCAGCACGACACTGGACGCCCAGGCCGCCGTGCCCCCGGCACCGTCGGGCTTCACGCTCACCTGGAGCGACGACTTCAACGGTGCGTCCGGCACCGGCATCGACCAGAACCTGTGGAAGTACGACACCGGGCCGGGCAGCAACTTCGGCACCGGTGAGATCGAGACGATGACCAACAGCACCTCGAACGTCTACTACGACGGTCAGGGTCATCTGGTGCTCCAGGCCCTGCACTCGGGTTCCGACCCGCGCAGCGGATGGACCTCCGGGCGCGTGGAGACCCAGTCGGCTAGCTTCGGCGCCCCGGCGGGCGGTGTCGTACGCATGGAGTCCGTCCTCCAGCAGCCCAACGTCACCACCGCCAACGGCGCGGGTTACTGGCCGGCGTTCTGGATGCTCGGCGCGCCGCTGCGCTCCGGTGTGACCTGGCCGAAGTCCGGCGAGATCGACGTCATGGAGGACATCAACGGCCGCAGCTCCGTCTTCAGCACCCTGCACTGCGGGGTGAACCCGGGTGGGCCGTGCAACGAGTCGACCGGCATCGGCTCGGGTGAACGCGCCTGTTCGGGCTGCCAGACCGGCTTCCACGACTACGCGGTGGAGATCGACCGCTCGGTGTCGCCGGAGCAGATCAGGTTCTACCTCGACGGGAACAACTTCTACACGATCAACGCCAACCAGGTGGACGCCACGACCTGGTCCGACGCGGTCGACCACCCGTTCTTCATCATCTACGACCTGGCGATCGGCGGCGGCTTCCCGGACGCCTTCGGCGGGGGCCCGAACGCGTCCACGGTGTCCGGCGGCAAGCTGGTCATCGACTCGGTGGCCGTCTACAACAAGGCGCCCGGCTCCGGAGGCGGTGGCGGTGGCGGCGGTTCGGTGAGCGGTCAGACGATCACCGGACCCGGCGGCAAGTGCGTGGACGTGGCCGGCGACGACACCGGTGGCGACGGCACCGCGGTCCAGCTCTGGGACTGCCAGTCGGCGGCCAAGGACCAGCACTGGACCTGGAGCGGCCAGACCCTGCAGACCCTCGGCAAGTGCCTGGACATCGCGGGCGGCAACAGCGCCGCCGGTACGAAGCTCCAGCTCGCCAACTGCAACGGCGGCGGCTACCAGAACTGGGTGCGGCAACCGGACGGTTCGCTGCGGAACCCGACCAGCGGCCGGTGCGTCGACTCGCCGTCGGGTGCCACCGCCAACGGCACCCGCCTCCAGATCTGGGACTGCAACGGCTCCGCCGCCCAGCAGTTCGCCATCGGCACCCCGATCTACGGACCGGGCGGCAAGTGCGTGGACGTGGCGGGTGACGACACCGGCGGCGACGGCACCGCGGTCCAGCTCTGGGACTGCCAGCAGGCCACGTCGCTCGACCAGAAGTGGACCTGGAACGGCCAGACCCTGCGGACGCTGGGCAAGTGCCTGGACATCGCGGGCGGTGTGAACGCGGCCGGTACGAAGCTCCAGTTGGCCAACTGCAACGGCGGCGGCTACCAGAACTGGGTCGCCAACGCCGACGGCTCGATGTCCAATCCGACCACCGGCCGGTGCATCGACTCCCCGTCGGGTGCCACCGCCAACGGCACCCGCCTCCAGATCTGGGACTGCAACGGCTCCGCGGCCCAGAAGTTCTCACTGGCATGA
- a CDS encoding alpha/beta fold hydrolase, producing the protein MTAVHVTVWDDRERSGGGRAATASGADAAPALFVHNIFTWGSDPVYGFAGQRPLADRRRLLLVDRRGYGDSPDTARSDFAVDAEDIAEVLGDEVGGSGVGGVHLVGHGNGAVSALLAAARRPDLVRSLALIQPSAFTAAAHHPVVADLLARVRDGAPGIPDGVTPEQYLRASTEGLGMAMPEPTSRRLRAVATSMRERPVWEAEIPLEAIRDAALPILVVCGTWERAPALYREHVGLPLMAVAESLTDSLGGRILWVPGYYPHTQEPAAVNAALREFWG; encoded by the coding sequence ATGACAGCCGTGCACGTGACCGTGTGGGACGACCGCGAGCGGAGCGGAGGAGGCCGGGCCGCGACAGCTTCGGGCGCCGATGCCGCCCCCGCCCTCTTCGTCCACAACATCTTCACGTGGGGCAGCGACCCCGTGTACGGGTTCGCCGGGCAGCGGCCCCTCGCGGACCGCCGGCGGCTGCTCCTGGTGGACCGCCGGGGATACGGCGACAGCCCGGACACCGCGCGCAGCGACTTCGCCGTCGACGCCGAGGACATCGCGGAGGTCCTCGGCGACGAGGTCGGAGGCAGCGGGGTCGGCGGGGTCCACCTCGTGGGGCACGGGAACGGTGCCGTCTCCGCGCTCCTCGCCGCCGCGCGCCGGCCCGACCTCGTCCGCTCCCTCGCCCTCATCCAGCCTTCCGCCTTCACCGCCGCCGCGCACCACCCCGTCGTCGCCGACCTCCTCGCCCGGGTGCGCGACGGCGCTCCGGGCATCCCGGACGGCGTGACGCCGGAGCAGTATCTGCGTGCGTCCACCGAGGGGTTGGGGATGGCCATGCCCGAGCCCACGTCGCGCCGGCTCCGTGCCGTCGCCACGTCCATGAGGGAGCGGCCCGTCTGGGAGGCGGAGATCCCGCTGGAGGCGATCCGGGACGCCGCCCTGCCGATTCTGGTGGTCTGCGGAACCTGGGAGCGCGCGCCTGCCCTCTACCGCGAGCACGTGGGGCTGCCCCTCATGGCCGTGGCCGAGTCCCTCACGGACTCCCTCGGGGGCCGCATCCTGTGGGTGCCCGGGTACTATCCGCACACCCAGGAGCCCGCCGCCGTCAACGCCGCCCTGCGGGAGTTCTGGGGCTGA
- a CDS encoding LacI family DNA-binding transcriptional regulator, with translation MVTLAEVAQHAGVSASTVSYVLSGKRSISAGTRERVERSIRALGYHPNAGARALASNRSNIIALMIPLRTDMYVPVMMEIATAVATTARTHGYDILLLTGEEGADAVRRVTGSGLADAMILMDVELDDDRLPLLRATEQPSVLIGLPADTAGVTCVDLDWSATGALCVEHLATLGHRDVAVIGEAPAVYERHTGFAERTLDGLRSRARELGLKVLHRPWEGGYDAMAVTLSRIFDERPRTTGFVVQNESAVEPLLAVLRRQGRAVPEDVSVVAVCPEQVAVQASVRLTSVAVPAQEMGRHAVELLVGKLDGRETDDAVLIAPELTVRASSGPAPTAP, from the coding sequence TTGGTCACTCTCGCAGAGGTCGCCCAGCACGCCGGGGTTTCGGCGAGCACGGTGAGCTATGTCCTCAGCGGCAAGCGGTCCATCTCCGCGGGGACCCGGGAGAGGGTCGAGCGGAGCATCCGGGCCCTGGGCTACCACCCGAACGCGGGCGCCCGCGCGTTGGCCAGCAACCGGTCGAACATCATCGCCCTCATGATCCCCCTGCGTACGGACATGTACGTCCCGGTGATGATGGAGATCGCCACCGCCGTGGCGACCACCGCCCGGACCCATGGCTACGACATCCTGCTGCTCACCGGCGAGGAGGGCGCCGACGCGGTGCGCCGGGTCACCGGCAGCGGTCTCGCCGACGCGATGATCCTCATGGACGTCGAACTCGACGACGACCGGCTGCCCTTGCTGCGGGCGACCGAGCAGCCCTCCGTGCTGATCGGCCTGCCCGCCGACACCGCCGGTGTGACCTGTGTCGATCTCGACTGGAGTGCGACGGGCGCGCTCTGCGTGGAGCACCTGGCGACGCTCGGCCACCGGGACGTCGCCGTCATCGGTGAGGCCCCCGCCGTCTACGAGCGGCACACCGGCTTCGCCGAACGCACCCTCGACGGCCTCCGCTCGCGGGCACGCGAACTCGGCCTGAAAGTACTGCACCGCCCCTGGGAAGGCGGTTACGACGCCATGGCGGTGACCCTGTCCCGGATCTTCGACGAGCGCCCGCGCACCACGGGCTTCGTCGTGCAGAACGAGTCCGCGGTGGAGCCCCTGCTCGCCGTGCTGCGCCGCCAGGGGCGGGCCGTGCCCGAGGACGTGTCGGTGGTCGCCGTCTGCCCCGAGCAGGTCGCCGTCCAGGCCTCGGTACGGCTCACCTCGGTCGCCGTCCCCGCCCAGGAGATGGGCCGGCACGCGGTCGAGCTCCTGGTGGGCAAACTCGACGGGCGCGAGACGGACGACGCGGTGCTCATCGCACCCGAGCTGACCGTCCGGGCCAGCTCGGGACCGGCGCCGACCGCGCCCTGA
- the yicI gene encoding alpha-xylosidase — MKFTDGFWRVRDGVHIDYAIDMRDVRVESKRITAHAAVQRVTRRGDTLNAPLISVDCFSPAEGVIGVRLTHHSGKRRTGPDFTLGGDEGGAGEVRAEGDVTELVSGPLSLRLDRSAPFALSFRDADGRELTRAGAKGAAFATTDRGEHHMVAKLALGVGEQVYGLGERFTPFVKNGQVVDMWQADGGTSSEQAYKNIPFYLSSRGYGVFVNHPGRVSFEVGSESVGQVQFSVEDQSLEYYVVAGPTPKEVLSRYTGLTGRPALPPAWSFGLWLTTSFTTSYDEATVMSFVDGMAERGIPLSVFHFDCFWMREYQWCDFRWDPDVFPDPEGMLARLKAKGLRISVWINPYIAQKSPLFDEAAELGHLVRRADGDVWQWDLWQAGMALVDFTSPEARAWFQSKLKPLLDQGVDCFKTDFGERVPTDVVWHDGSDTERMHNYYTELYNKTVFDLLEKERGQGEAVLFARSATAGGQQYPVHWGGDCWSSFEAMAESLRGGLSLSLSGFGFWSHDIGGFEGTPDASVFKRWLAFGLLSSHSRLHGSSSYRVPWEFGEEAVDVARRFTLLKHRLMPYLYGAAVEAHRTGVPSMRPMVLEFPGDPACRPLDRQYMLGADLLVAPVFTEDGEVEVYLPEGVWTQLLTGETVTGPAWRTERHGYDSLPLYVREGAVLPLAADGRRPDGDWLDGITLLVHPTTEHGGERTVTVPDQAGATSATFRLRWQGDALRVTAEGTDKPFTVQVVGGPSATGTGQVTVSPA; from the coding sequence ATGAAGTTCACCGACGGCTTCTGGCGTGTTCGCGATGGCGTACACATCGACTACGCCATCGACATGCGTGACGTCCGCGTGGAATCGAAGCGCATCACCGCCCATGCCGCAGTGCAACGCGTGACGCGGCGGGGTGACACGCTCAACGCGCCGCTCATCTCCGTCGACTGCTTCTCGCCCGCCGAGGGCGTCATCGGCGTCCGCCTCACCCACCACTCCGGCAAGCGGCGCACCGGCCCCGACTTCACCCTCGGCGGCGACGAGGGCGGTGCGGGGGAGGTGCGCGCCGAAGGCGATGTCACCGAGCTGGTCAGCGGCCCGCTCAGCCTGCGCCTGGACCGCTCCGCCCCGTTCGCGCTGAGCTTTCGCGACGCCGACGGCCGCGAACTGACCCGGGCGGGCGCCAAGGGTGCCGCCTTCGCCACCACCGACCGGGGCGAGCACCACATGGTGGCCAAGCTCGCGCTCGGCGTCGGCGAGCAGGTCTACGGCCTCGGCGAGCGCTTCACCCCGTTCGTCAAGAACGGACAGGTCGTCGACATGTGGCAGGCCGACGGCGGCACCAGCAGCGAGCAGGCGTACAAGAACATCCCGTTCTACCTCTCCTCACGCGGGTACGGCGTCTTCGTCAACCACCCCGGCAGGGTCTCCTTCGAGGTCGGCTCGGAATCCGTCGGCCAGGTCCAGTTCAGCGTCGAGGACCAGAGCCTGGAGTACTACGTCGTCGCCGGCCCCACCCCCAAGGAGGTCCTCAGCCGCTACACCGGGCTCACCGGGCGCCCGGCCCTGCCACCGGCCTGGTCCTTCGGCCTGTGGCTGACCACCTCCTTCACCACCTCCTACGACGAGGCGACGGTGATGTCGTTCGTCGACGGCATGGCCGAGCGCGGCATCCCCCTGTCCGTGTTCCATTTCGACTGCTTCTGGATGCGCGAGTACCAGTGGTGCGACTTCCGGTGGGACCCGGACGTCTTCCCCGACCCCGAGGGCATGCTGGCCCGGCTGAAGGCCAAGGGCCTGCGGATCAGCGTCTGGATCAACCCGTACATCGCCCAGAAGTCCCCGCTGTTCGACGAGGCCGCCGAACTGGGGCACCTGGTGCGCCGCGCCGACGGCGACGTGTGGCAGTGGGACCTGTGGCAGGCGGGCATGGCTCTGGTGGACTTCACCAGTCCCGAGGCCCGCGCCTGGTTCCAGTCGAAGCTCAAGCCGCTGCTGGACCAGGGCGTCGACTGCTTCAAGACCGACTTCGGCGAGCGCGTCCCCACCGATGTCGTCTGGCACGACGGCTCGGATACCGAGCGGATGCACAACTACTACACCGAGCTGTACAACAAGACCGTCTTCGACCTCCTGGAGAAGGAACGCGGGCAGGGCGAGGCAGTGCTGTTCGCCCGCTCCGCGACCGCGGGCGGCCAGCAGTACCCCGTGCACTGGGGCGGCGACTGCTGGTCCTCCTTCGAGGCCATGGCCGAGTCACTGCGCGGCGGACTGTCGCTGTCGCTGAGCGGCTTCGGCTTCTGGAGCCACGACATCGGCGGCTTCGAAGGCACCCCCGACGCCTCGGTGTTCAAGCGCTGGCTGGCCTTCGGCCTGCTCTCCTCGCACAGCCGTCTGCACGGCTCCTCCTCCTACCGCGTGCCGTGGGAGTTCGGCGAGGAGGCCGTCGACGTCGCCCGCCGCTTCACCCTGCTCAAGCACCGTCTGATGCCGTACCTGTACGGTGCCGCCGTCGAGGCCCACCGCACGGGCGTGCCGTCGATGCGCCCGATGGTGCTGGAGTTCCCCGGCGACCCGGCCTGCCGCCCGCTGGACCGTCAGTACATGCTCGGCGCCGACCTGCTGGTCGCCCCGGTCTTCACCGAAGACGGCGAGGTCGAGGTCTACCTGCCCGAGGGCGTCTGGACACAGCTGCTCACCGGCGAGACGGTCACCGGCCCGGCCTGGCGCACCGAGCGCCACGGTTACGACAGCCTCCCGCTGTACGTCCGCGAGGGAGCCGTCCTGCCGCTGGCCGCCGACGGCCGGCGACCCGACGGCGACTGGCTGGACGGCATCACCCTGCTGGTTCACCCGACGACCGAGCACGGTGGCGAGCGAACCGTGACCGTCCCGGACCAGGCCGGCGCCACCAGCGCCACCTTCCGCCTCCGGTGGCAGGGGGACGCCCTGCGCGTCACCGCGGAGGGCACCGACAAGCCCTTCACCGTCCAGGTCGTCGGCGGCCCGAGCGCCACCGGAACCGGTCAGGTCACGGTGTCGCCGGCCTGA
- a CDS encoding ABC transporter substrate-binding protein, with the protein MTAHPPNGPWPRRRRVRRPVLVALTVVSAVVAGAALAGCGQSRDPGVYTVLNSSTDDSYHSWDAAALERCGKRLGVTVRQQSVPADQVMTKSLRMASSKSLPDIIQFDGSEMPAFAETGGLMDLRKLGVDTTDVPQGIVDYGSYKGTYYGAARTVNTLALFYNKDVLEKAGAKVPTTWDEMRETARKLTRGHRYGIALSAGGAEDGVYQFTPFMWSNGGDETRLDSPQVVQALDYWKSLLSDGSLSKSTINWTQADVNDQFMAGNAAMMINGPWQVETLNTKKNLHWGIARIPVPRAGDDSVGPLGGGELTIPDIGDTAREKTSAKIVNCLTSEQEEVTYALNSWMIPANRKAAAVWRKKVPSLSSLADQVAVARSRTAKAGSGWTTISLALQSAFQSALTGQSSAAALKHAQARVESGK; encoded by the coding sequence GTGACAGCACACCCACCGAACGGACCGTGGCCCCGTCGCCGGCGGGTCCGCCGGCCCGTCCTCGTCGCGCTCACCGTCGTCTCGGCGGTCGTGGCCGGCGCCGCGCTGGCCGGCTGCGGCCAGTCCCGCGACCCCGGCGTGTACACCGTCCTGAACTCGTCGACGGACGACTCGTACCACAGCTGGGACGCGGCGGCCCTCGAACGCTGCGGCAAACGGCTCGGCGTCACCGTCCGGCAGCAGTCCGTCCCGGCCGACCAGGTCATGACCAAGTCGCTGCGGATGGCGTCCTCCAAGTCACTGCCGGACATCATCCAGTTCGACGGCTCCGAGATGCCGGCCTTCGCGGAGACCGGCGGTCTGATGGACCTGAGGAAACTGGGCGTCGACACCACCGACGTGCCGCAGGGCATCGTCGACTACGGCTCCTACAAGGGCACGTACTACGGCGCGGCACGCACGGTGAACACGCTGGCGCTCTTCTACAACAAGGACGTCCTCGAAAAGGCCGGTGCCAAGGTGCCGACCACGTGGGACGAGATGCGCGAGACGGCCAGGAAGCTCACCCGGGGCCACCGGTACGGCATCGCCCTGAGCGCGGGCGGGGCGGAGGACGGCGTCTACCAGTTCACGCCGTTCATGTGGTCCAACGGCGGTGACGAGACCCGCCTCGACAGCCCGCAGGTCGTCCAGGCGCTCGACTACTGGAAGTCGCTGCTCTCCGACGGCTCGCTGTCGAAGTCGACGATCAACTGGACCCAGGCCGACGTCAACGACCAGTTCATGGCCGGGAACGCCGCCATGATGATCAATGGCCCATGGCAGGTCGAGACCCTCAACACCAAGAAGAACCTGCACTGGGGCATCGCGCGGATTCCCGTCCCCCGGGCGGGGGACGACTCCGTCGGCCCGCTGGGCGGCGGTGAGCTGACCATCCCGGACATCGGTGACACCGCGCGCGAGAAGACATCCGCGAAGATCGTCAACTGCTTGACGAGCGAGCAGGAGGAAGTGACCTACGCGCTCAACAGCTGGATGATCCCGGCCAACCGGAAGGCCGCCGCCGTCTGGCGCAAGAAGGTCCCTTCCCTCAGCTCACTGGCCGACCAGGTCGCGGTGGCGCGCTCGCGCACCGCCAAGGCCGGCTCCGGCTGGACCACGATCTCCCTCGCCCTGCAGAGCGCGTTCCAGTCGGCGCTCACCGGCCAGTCCTCCGCGGCGGCACTGAAGCACGCGCAGGCGCGCGTCGAGAGCGGGAAGTGA
- a CDS encoding carbohydrate ABC transporter permease — translation MSTTTVAGPAAVGSTAEAAPDPARARRRRTLAQWGFVAPAVLFMLLFFGYPLVRNIVMSFQHYTPSTFFTGKAPFNGLDNWRTVFGDDLFGKALWQTIVFTIGSLVGQFCIGLGLAVFFNRRFPLGGVLRALMLLPWLVPMVVSGIVWRRILDQDTGVLNSFLGLFGIGHTPWLTSTHMALLAVILVNIWIGIPFNTVILYGGLQELPREVHEAAALDGASAWRTFRSVTLPLLKPVITVVLVLGFMSTVKILDLVLALTDGGPADSTQTLGTLTYQDSFVRLDFGAGAVVGNVLVLISAVFAVFYLRANRNEGK, via the coding sequence GTGTCCACCACCACCGTCGCGGGCCCCGCGGCCGTCGGCAGCACCGCCGAAGCCGCCCCCGACCCGGCCCGCGCCCGCCGGCGGCGCACACTCGCGCAGTGGGGCTTCGTGGCCCCCGCCGTGCTGTTCATGCTGCTGTTCTTCGGCTACCCGCTCGTCCGCAACATCGTGATGAGCTTCCAGCACTACACGCCCTCGACCTTCTTCACCGGCAAGGCCCCCTTCAACGGCCTGGACAACTGGCGCACCGTCTTCGGCGACGACCTGTTCGGCAAGGCCCTGTGGCAGACGATCGTCTTCACGATCGGCTCGCTGGTCGGGCAGTTCTGCATCGGCCTGGGCCTGGCGGTGTTCTTCAACCGCAGGTTCCCGCTGGGCGGTGTGCTGCGCGCGCTGATGCTGCTGCCCTGGCTGGTGCCCATGGTCGTCTCCGGCATCGTCTGGCGGCGCATCCTGGACCAGGACACCGGTGTGCTGAACTCCTTCCTCGGGCTGTTCGGCATCGGCCACACGCCCTGGCTGACCAGTACGCACATGGCGCTGCTCGCCGTGATCCTGGTGAACATCTGGATCGGCATCCCGTTCAACACGGTGATCCTCTACGGCGGCCTCCAGGAACTTCCGCGTGAGGTCCACGAGGCCGCCGCCCTCGACGGCGCCTCGGCCTGGCGCACCTTCCGCTCGGTCACGCTGCCGCTGCTGAAACCCGTCATCACCGTCGTGCTCGTGCTGGGCTTCATGTCCACGGTCAAGATCCTCGACCTGGTACTGGCGCTCACCGACGGCGGTCCCGCCGACTCCACGCAGACCCTGGGCACGCTGACCTACCAGGACTCCTTCGTCCGACTGGACTTCGGGGCCGGCGCGGTGGTCGGCAACGTCCTGGTCCTGATCTCCGCCGTGTTCGCGGTGTTCTACCTGCGGGCCAACCGCAACGAAGGGAAGTGA
- a CDS encoding carbohydrate ABC transporter permease, with the protein MATTPHATGAVGRPKRRWGTTAVGLLILCVMLFPLYWMVNTALQPDSGLLEVDPVPHGLDLSGFSSALTEQGGHLLTSLVVALGAVVICLAFSAPAAYGLAQFRLRGARTVVFGTLITQMVPGIVIANALYSTYVDLGLVNSYFGLMLADASLGIPFAIVLMRSFMMAIPREVIEAAEVDGAGRMRTFVRVVLPMSRNSLITAGLFSFLYAWSDFMFALTLNTTDHVKPVTLGIYQYIGAHVGDWGSVMAASVLAAIPAAVLLVLAQKYIAAGITGGSVK; encoded by the coding sequence ATGGCGACCACCCCTCACGCCACCGGGGCCGTCGGCAGGCCGAAGCGCCGCTGGGGCACGACGGCCGTCGGCCTCCTCATCCTGTGCGTGATGCTGTTCCCGCTGTACTGGATGGTCAACACCGCGCTGCAACCCGACTCCGGGCTGCTGGAGGTGGACCCGGTTCCGCACGGTCTGGACCTGTCCGGCTTCTCCTCGGCGCTGACCGAGCAGGGCGGCCATCTGCTGACCTCGCTCGTCGTCGCGCTCGGCGCCGTCGTGATCTGTCTGGCGTTCTCCGCGCCGGCCGCCTACGGCCTCGCGCAGTTCAGGCTGCGCGGCGCGCGGACCGTGGTGTTCGGCACCCTGATCACACAGATGGTGCCGGGCATCGTCATCGCCAACGCGCTGTACAGCACGTACGTGGACCTCGGCCTGGTCAACTCCTACTTCGGTCTGATGCTGGCCGACGCCTCCCTGGGCATCCCCTTCGCGATCGTGCTGATGCGGTCCTTCATGATGGCCATCCCGCGCGAGGTCATCGAGGCGGCCGAGGTGGACGGAGCCGGCCGGATGCGCACCTTCGTCCGGGTCGTGCTGCCGATGAGCCGCAACTCGCTGATCACCGCCGGGCTGTTCTCGTTCCTGTACGCATGGAGCGACTTCATGTTCGCGCTCACCCTCAACACCACCGACCACGTCAAGCCGGTCACCCTCGGCATCTACCAGTACATCGGCGCGCACGTCGGCGACTGGGGCTCGGTCATGGCCGCCTCCGTCCTCGCCGCGATCCCCGCGGCGGTCCTGCTCGTCCTCGCCCAGAAGTACATCGCCGCCGGCATCACCGGTGGTTCCGTCAAGTGA